The genomic DNA GCACTGGATAAATACACGTTGAATTCATACATTAGTATTTCAACCGTATtctggaaaatatttaaaaaatccgTTGATTTgtcataaagaaaaaacaaactaaaacagCATGTACATGCCTTGCCATTTTGATGAGCGTGCAGCATGTTTTGCTTTTCAGCTGGAATTGAGGTTTAAGACGATGACGCCCATGAAAGTTTTATTATCAAAGAAGCTACATACAAGAACTTTTAAGATGAATAGTTAAAGCATTCTTCTAATATGTAAGTTTggtaattgatattttatttgatacagtTTTATAATAAGCTGGCTAACAAGACAAGACTATTAGCATTcctttcaaagatgtttttgctcTAATTCTCTCTCATTTTGACAATGGTATTTATGTGCACTTTCCTTCCTGATAACCTTTATCCTAAACCTTGGACTGTATGCAGTGCGCTAAAGCTTATCGTATTTACTCGAGTGGGACTGTTGAAGTAGCCCGttctatttaaatataaaatataatacataagaAATGGCGAAGGAAATTGAAAATGCAAATAAACCAAAAATACAGATGGTTAGAAAGAGATATAAGGGGATTTTAATGATGGAAAATGAGATTGAGGAGATTGAAAAGATGGACACAAAAGATGATGATATCTGGGTCTGTTCGTACCCAAGATCAggtttgtaaaatgttttgtaataagATAGCGTAAACTTAAGTTTACCATGAAAGCATCAGTTTTCGTGGATGACTACTTTTCGTGGTTAGATCAGTCCACGAAATTATACCCTAAAGAAAAAGCAAAGTTCCAATTCATTTTGTCTTCGATATTTGAAATCTAAGAAATCTCTTCGaattttttatcaagaaattttatgattttacagtaatcttGTTTAACTTCATACACTGCCGAATAAGACGTTAAAAACTAACTAACAGGTAGTTCAGTATCTTTGGCGgattaaaattttatcttttgattCTAAGCgattataaatgtacatgttcgTGAAGTTTTTTTCTTTGCAATAGTTTTGTAGTTCCATAAGATGATGGTAATGAATCTTCATTCCTCTATAGGGACAACGCTTACACAAGAGATGGTGTATTTGGTTCAGACGTTAGACTTCAAGACCGCTAACAGTGTCCAGCTGGATCAACGATTTCCTATAATCGACCTTAAGGATGATAGATACCCGTATTACAAAGGTAAAGTACGAATACGTCTGTTGGAGAGACTGAGATTTCAACActgtaaaaaaactaaaatttaagtCTTTTACTAATCATTCATGATCATGTATATATGAAATTGTCAAATGAACAGATTTAACCACGTGCTTATTAATTTAGAGAGAAACAAACTAATTTGAGACACTATATATAAACACTAAGATTAGAGATTTTAACATTCTTAAATCGCGATACTTTAAAATTTAGGCATATTTTCCGATATAAATATATGTCTTATCTTGCAGAAGTCGATGATAAAAATACCAACTAGTGTACTTCAAAACTGTACAAAgttcaaaatttaatgattattccGTTACAACATCAAATGGAATAAAAAGCCCAtaatgaatatttctttttaattgggTAAATATAGGTATTAAAGGCATTGAACAAATGGAATCTCCTCGAATGATCAAAacacattttcatcattttctgcTACCAGAACAACTACAGAAAGGAAAGGGAAGGGTAACGTACCATATATTCTTCTTCAGAAGTATGAACATCTTGACAATAGATTTGACCAACATACTCCCTGTAAGATATGAAAGACTATCATATTTATTCCTGTTCAGAAGTACACGGCAAACATACTCCAAAAAACAGGGAGTTGATCAAATATGATAGTCTTTCATATCTTACAGGGAGTATGTTGGTCAAATTTATTGTCAAAAAGTATGAAAGACTACATAATCCATATTCCTCTTCCAAAATACATGACCAACATACTCCCTGTAAGGtatgaaagactaaaataatcGATATTCCTCTTCCGAAATGCATGGCCTACATACTCCCTGTAAGGTAAGAAAGAGTAGCATAATCGAAGTTCCTCTTCCGAAATGCATGGCCTAAACTCTCCCTGTAAGGTAAGAAAGAGTAGCTTAATCGAAGTTCCTTTTCCGAAATGCATGGCCTACATACTTCCTGTAAGGCAAAAAAAAAGTAGCATGATCGATATTCCTCGTCCGAAATGCATGGCCTAAATACTCCCTGTGAGGTATGCAGAAAAACTAGCATAATCGATATTCCTCTACCGAAATGCATGACTAACATACTGCCTGTGACGTAAGAAAGACTAACAGAATCGATATTCCTCTTCCGAAATACATGACCAACATACTTCCTGTAAGGTATAAAAGACTAACATAATCAATATTCCACTTCCGAAATGCATGGCTTACATACTACCTGTAAGGTAAGAAAGAGTGACATAACCGATATTCCTTTTTCGAAATGTTATAGCCTACGAACACCCTGTAAGGTTAGAAAGAGTAGCATATTAATCGATATTCCTCTACCGAAATGCATGGACAAAAATACTCCCTGTAAGGCAAACAAGAGTAACATAATTGATATTTCTCTTTCGAAATGCATGGCTTACATGCAAAATGGAGTAACATAATCGATATTCCTCTTTCGAAATGCATGGCTAACATACTCCCTGTAAGGCAAAACGAGTAACATAATCGATATTCCTCTTTGGGAATGCATGGCTTACATACTCCCTGTAAAGTAAGAAAGAGTAACTTTATCGATATTCCTCTTTCGAAATGCATGGCTTACATACTCTTTGTAAGGCAAAAAGGAGTAACATAAACAATATTCCACTCCCGAAATGCATAGCCTACATACTCCCTGTAAGACAAAAAGGAGTAACGTAATCGATATTCCTCTTCCGAAATACATGACCAACATACTCCCTATAAGATATGAAAGACTAACATAATCAACCACTTCCAAAATACATAGCCTACATACTACctgtaaaatatgataaaagagtAGCATAACCGGTATGCCTCTTCCGAAATACTTGACCAACACACcccttttaagtaaaaaaaaaaagagtcctCTTACGAAATACATGACCAGCTCACTCCCTGTAAGGTATGAAATAGTAACGTAATCAAAATTCCTCTTCCGGTATACATGTCATGTGTATACTCATTTGACTAACACGCTCCCTCTATGGCCTACTAAATAGGCCAGATTTGTAGCAACTTAAAGGCCTTCTTATCgatcaaaacaaaattctaagatattcgtctttttttttcaaatcgaaACAATCTTAATATTATAGTATACAATAATTTACTGCACCGAAGTTTGTTCATGAACGTGTACAATAGACCGTTATTTTAAGTCCGCTATTACTTTTTAGCAGCAATATATATTTCCAAAGGCTCGTCTAAAAGATCCTTCTGAATAGCAGTTCTTTAAGTGCCGTTTGTTTTCCATAAAAAGTGCACGGAGTTATATTAATACCGGTTCCTTGGAATAGAAGCCTTTAGTCACCAGTACTTtgtattatattttgtgttgcaGATAATTTATATTGCTAGGAATCCGAAGGATgttgtgacgtcattttttcgCCTCATGCAATGGGGAAACGAACTGGTTGAAGGAGACAAAACATTCGATCTTTTTGTTGATGGATTTATCAAAGGAACTGGTAAGTATGCTTTTTTAAACGTAAATAACCGCATGTATCACATGACTCCAAATTTGTTACAGGATGATGTTTATTCCATGTGTACGTTATTTGCTGGATTTACACATGCTTGAAAAAAATAGTTATTCTAATCCCAAGTAAACATATTTCCACttcgaatttttattttttaataagtcTGCTTTTCGCATCTATTAGTGTTCAAACTTGTATGGTtcgttaaaaaatgaaaaaaaaaagtattcgCCACTTTTCGAATATCTAACCACTAACAATTTCGCCACTGACGCAGTGCTGAAAGACGCGCataaatacaaaaatgacaaaaggGGTTCACCGGTGTATTCGTGAACATCTCTGACAACtaaacaaatcaaattatttgaatgaatatatatgaaaattattataaaacgTTCATATAATTGGTAATGACTCCTGTTAATGGTTGCAACAGCCACTAACTGCGGTTTAACAACATTCTACAAGTTTGTCAGCTAAGTATGTGACACTGTCACGTTAGAAAAGGGATTCATTGCATTCCCAAAAATACCAGGCTGCCGGCACATCCCTCGTTTAGCTATCCATATTTTACACATAGCAGTAGTTTGTAAAAGATATGTGATTCTAAATTGTGTCAGCTTGTACCTGAACTCACCTGTGAACTTACTCCATGATAGTCCGAGGCCATTTTATGACCTTTCCGTTTGATGTGAATGTAAGGCgaagaaataaatttatatagtTACTTTTACCACGTCATACTTTGTTTACGCTCCTTCAACTAAGATAACTTAAATTCGGACGGGAGTCCCATGTATGGGTATTGTATACCTGTTGCAAAGAACCGGAGAAGCTTCTGGAACAGCATCGTCATCTGTATCCCACTGTCCTCAAATAAAACTACTGATGGTGTTTTGGACGAGTTGCCAGTATGGGTTACCGTTACTGCGATCACAGATTCAGTGCCTGCGTACTGCATCTGTTATATTGTTTTGTATTCAGTCAGCGGCATGTTTTAATCCCTCCAATTTTATTATCactatttattactttttttacatGATTAGAACTTCTTTGTCCCTGGACGAGACATGTGTTGGGATACTGGGAAAAACGGAATGACAGCaatgttttgtttctgaaatatgaAGAAGAAGTGAGGGTAATGCATCGTTTGCCTTtttagctattgtgatcactcactatccgtccgtccgtctgcctgtctgtcgtcagtccgtctatacttttcttcaaacgacatctcttcTGAAACTGTCTAAtgggaagttgatgaaacttggtcttgATGTTCCTTGcatagtcctctaccaaagttgttcaacgAATTCCATTACATgtagaattctggttgccatagcaaccaaaaagaaaacctttaacaatatttttctccAAAACCGCAAACGCCGGAGCTTAGATTTTTGCCTTGTAGCATTTACTACTGTGGtcgtctaccaaaattgtttaaaccaCCCCCCTGGGTTCAAAACTGGCATGTGTTTTACATAAACGTATAtagaagaaaaactttaaaagtcattttctCTAAACTTgcaaggcctagaacttagatatttcgGACTTGAAGCATTGTGTAGTGGCCCTCTGCCAAGTCTGTTCAAGGTATGACCCtagggtcaaaattggcctcgCCTCGGGGTTCATTTTTACATAGGCTtacataagaattttttttaaaaatcttgttctCTAAAACTATAAGACCCAGAACATAGATATTTTGcttgtagcattgtgtagtggtccCCTACCAAGTCTGTAcaaatcatgcccctgggattaaaacTGGTCCCACCCCGGGTTTTACTTGTTTTACATACACTTATATgggggaaaaaagttttaaaatcttctcttaAACGGCAAGGTCTAGAACTTAGCTATTTTGCTTGTAGCATTGTGGTCCTCTGCTAAGCTTGTTCAAATCATGCATATGCGGTCAAATTGACCCCTATCCTCAAGGCCTGAAAGTAAGATATTTGGCATATAGAATTGTTTAGATGTCCTCTGTCAAGAAACCAAATATGAGTTTGCGTCAGGGAAGCGATTTAGGCCCACCATGGACCTCtcgtttatttatttctgtaacaATACTTATATTTAACATTCCTGACTATCTAAAAATCTACGCATGAAATTCAAATTCGTTGCCATCCGTCATGCATGTACTTTATTATGGGATTCATTACATAATAACAAAACGTTAGATATTCCGatgacaaaatttgttaaattgaAATAGCAGCTATGTTCCGAAACAAACACCTTTTTGTACACGCGAATTGTATCGAAATAGAGGTATTGTATGTGTATGTTAGTATCTGCTAATTTTTATACTTTAAGGACAAGCCTAGCTGCTGCTATTAGACGTATCGCAGACTTTCTAGGACGTAAACTTACGGAGGATGATGTTGCCAGAATAGCTGACCACTGCCACGTGGACAATATGCGAAATAATCCTACAGTGAATGGACTTTACTGGACTGAGTTTAAAAAAATGAACTTCGAATGTGAGGGGCGCTTCATTAACAAAGGTATTTTCCACGGCGTAGTTCCATGCCggcgattctcacgccgccgcgttATCACATGCGTGTGATAATCACGCGACACGACACTGTAGTCACATGCCTACACTTAGgaacaaaattataattataactgtcGTTTGTGGAAAACGTTCATAGTGTTTCAAAGACACACTGTAAAAAACACATTGCCATTAAAGTGTGTTTGGCTTCACCTGCACATAAATATTCTGGTCTAGCTACTTCCCGAATGATTTTAGCGCGGTTTAACTTTCATTTACTTACCCGGTTATAGCTTTaacaaaaaagaac from Mercenaria mercenaria strain notata chromosome 11, MADL_Memer_1, whole genome shotgun sequence includes the following:
- the LOC123532270 gene encoding sulfotransferase 4A1-like, which translates into the protein MAKEIENANKPKIQMVRKRYKGILMMENEIEEIEKMDTKDDDIWVCSYPRSGTTLTQEMVYLVQTLDFKTANSVQLDQRFPIIDLKDDRYPYYKGIKGIEQMESPRMIKTHFHHFLLPEQLQKGKGRIIYIARNPKDVVTSFFRLMQWGNELVEGDKTFDLFVDGFIKGTELLCPWTRHVLGYWEKRNDSNVLFLKYEEEVRVMHRLPF
- the LOC128546793 gene encoding sulfotransferase 1B1-like, yielding MLVSANFYTLRTSLAAAIRRIADFLGRKLTEDDVARIADHCHVDNMRNNPTVNGLYWTEFKKMNFECEGRFINKGVPGTWREVLKPEQSSKIDEMIREVAKSGLIIEQT